The genomic segment GCGGAACTGCTCGACGAAGCTCGGACGCTCGGGGCGCGGCCCGACCAGGCTCATCTCCCCCTTCAGCACGTTCCAGAGCTGCGGCAGCTCGTCGAGGCTCCAGCGCCGGAGAAAGGCGCCGAACGCCGTGCGCCGCGGGTCGTCGGGGCGCGCCCAGACAGGCCCCGTCTCCCGCTCGGCGTTTACCTGCATCGTGCGGAACTTGAGCATCTGGAATCGGCGCCCGTCCAGGCCCATGCGCTCCTGCCGGTAGAGCACGGGCCCGGGCGACATGAGCTTGAGCCCGACCGCGACGAGGAGCATGACCGGCACGGCGGCGAGCAGCGCCGCCGAGCCGAAAGCCAGGTCGAAGCCCCGCTTGAGCACGCGGTTCCAGCCGTAGAGTGGTGATCCGAGGTTGATGAACGGAATTGTCTCGAACTCCTCGACGCCGCCCCGGAGCGACGCCAGGCCGAACACGTCGGGGACGAACTGGATCGCCACGGGGTCGTCGCCGATCTCGTTGAGGACGGCGGCGAGGCGCGGATAGTCGCCGTGCGGCAGCGCGATGAACACGATGTCCACCTGCTGGCGGTCGAGCACGCTCCGGATCTCGTCGAGCCCACCCAGCCGCGGCGCGTCGAGCCCGGGCGCGTCGGCCTTGTCGGACAGGAGACCGAGCACGCGGATGCCGACGTCCGGGCGCCGCTTGAGGACGCCCAGCACCTCCGCGGCCGGCTCCCCGCCCCCGACGACGATCGCGTAGCGCTGGTTGTAGCCCCGGCGGCGCGCGACGCGGAGCGCCTCGCGGAACACCGCGCGCGAGAAGCTCACCGCGACGATCGACGCCGCCCAGAAGAACGCGATCGCCACACGTGAATACTCGTACCCCCGGAAGGCGAAGGTCATGATCGCGACGAGGACCAGCACGCCGAGCGTCGAGGCCTTCGCGACGTCGAGCCACTCCGAGAGGTACGAGCCCAGGCGGCTCGGCCGGTAGAGGTCGAAGGCCCGGAACGAGAAGCCCCAGACGAGGAGGATCGGGACGAGCTGCAGCGCGTAGTCGCGGAACGGCGGCAGGCCGGGCGCGGTCATCAGATGGAACCGGACCCCGTACGCGAGCACCCAGCAGAGGGCGATGAGCAGGAGGTCGCCCGCGAGCATGAGGTGCTCGAAGAGCCGCGAGTGGGCCTTCAGCACGCCCGCCTCGCCCGGAACTCGCGCCAGCGCGCGTCGATCCACTCGAGGAGCCGCCGTTTGAACACGGGCCGGTCGAAGAGCTCGGCGCGCGCGCGCAGCGCCTTCGGGTCAAACCGGTCCTCGGCCGCCTCGAAGGCGCGGATCGCCGCGACGAGCGCGTCGACCGTTTGTTCCGAGAAGAACACGGCGGTGGGGGGCTCGCTCCCGTGAAGCCCCACCAGCGTCTCGAGCGCGCCGCCCTGCGCCAGCGCG from the Candidatus Methylomirabilota bacterium genome contains:
- a CDS encoding exopolysaccharide biosynthesis polyprenyl glycosylphosphotransferase; protein product: MDRRALARVPGEAGVLKAHSRLFEHLMLAGDLLLIALCWVLAYGVRFHLMTAPGLPPFRDYALQLVPILLVWGFSFRAFDLYRPSRLGSYLSEWLDVAKASTLGVLVLVAIMTFAFRGYEYSRVAIAFFWAASIVAVSFSRAVFREALRVARRRGYNQRYAIVVGGGEPAAEVLGVLKRRPDVGIRVLGLLSDKADAPGLDAPRLGGLDEIRSVLDRQQVDIVFIALPHGDYPRLAAVLNEIGDDPVAIQFVPDVFGLASLRGGVEEFETIPFINLGSPLYGWNRVLKRGFDLAFGSAALLAAVPVMLLVAVGLKLMSPGPVLYRQERMGLDGRRFQMLKFRTMQVNAERETGPVWARPDDPRRTAFGAFLRRWSLDELPQLWNVLKGEMSLVGPRPERPSFVEQFR